GATGCTTCAGCCCGCCCGGGATGAATTCGCGCTTGTGGATACCGATGCAGGGATTGAGCACTTTGGGCGGGGTGTAGAACTCGGTTGCGACCTCATCCTGATGGTCATTGATCCTTCCCAGGAATCAATCAGGCTTGCAGATAAGGTGAATAAGATAACAGATAGAGCAAGTAAGCCGCTATATTACATTCTGAACAGGACAGATGAAGAAACCGAGAGATTTATTCTCGATTCCATAGCTCGTGATAAGGTTGTAGCGGCTATACCAGTGGATGAGAGGATAGCCAGAAATTGTCTGGTTGGAAAGCCTCTGGATTTCGAGTTGGAAGGCATAAATAAGCTTGCAGAGTTCCTGACAGAGATGAAAGAGCAAAGAATGTGATGAAAAAATACGATATAGAGATGGATATAGAAACCCTGTTGCGGAATTTGAAACGCATCCACCCGGATTTTAAGCTCATCTCTGTTGATAAGGTGAAGATAGGAGAGTGGTCCCGCTGGAAATGCAGGTATGGTTGTAAAGCGTTCGGTAAGCACCTGAACTGTCCACCCTATGTACCCTCACCAGAAGAGACACGGAGACTGATAATGTGTTATGAGCGCGCAATAGTTGCAAGATTTGACGCTAAACCGAACAAGGGAGTGCTACCATCCCATATACACCATTTCCTCTGGGATGCTATAAAAGAATTCTACGATAAGATGTATGAACTGGAGCGGTATGCTTTCCTATCAGGCTATTACAAAGCATTTGCAATGGTTGGGCTTTGCTGCGCATATTGCCCTGAGTGCATACCAGAGCAAGAGCAGGTAGACCTCATGGACCACGCAGTGAAGAGGTTCTGTGTGCATCAGCATAAAATGAGACCAGGGATGGAGGCTTGTGGTATAG
This genomic interval from Methanophagales archaeon contains the following:
- a CDS encoding DUF2284 domain-containing protein codes for the protein MKKYDIEMDIETLLRNLKRIHPDFKLISVDKVKIGEWSRWKCRYGCKAFGKHLNCPPYVPSPEETRRLIMCYERAIVARFDAKPNKGVLPSHIHHFLWDAIKEFYDKMYELERYAFLSGYYKAFAMVGLCCAYCPECIPEQEQVDLMDHAVKRFCVHQHKMRPGMEACGIDVFTTVRNAGYEVEVLKSPYTYRWITFFGLLLLE